CCCAGGAATATGACTAAAGTAAGAAATCTTAACGGCAAGCACaagtattatatttttaaaataaaagtcaGCACAAGAAAGGTTGGCCGTGAGTAGCTATTAGTGATGCCTCGAAGGTCCTATTTAAAAACCTAGATGATGCTGAGAGAGTGCAAGGCACCTGTATTTCAAGTTCAGCTAAGTGTGCTTGTTTCCTTTTACGTGATTTTCTAGCAGACTCCCTATTGGAAACCATCCTGCGAAAAAACTTGTTAAGAAAATCCTAACATGGGTATGATTACAATCTCAAATCCAGATAATAGTGGCACGAAAATTTCATTACCTTTTAATTCGCTTGAGATCAGTAGGATATCTGCTCTGTTCGCTTGGATCTGCCACTGTTGCAGCATCATCTTCATCTGAGTGTTGGCGGGATGAACCACTCATGGCTTCCCTTGCTTGGATATCTCTATATTCAGGCTTATTAGCCAATGATGTACTGCTACCAACTGAAACCAATTCGCATCCAATTATACATCGGATAGTCCACATCAATAAAAGAGTAATTGGAACAAGCATCATAAGGGACCATGTCCACGGGGTCCGACTCTTACCAAAAATGGACGAGTTAGAATCAGGAGGGGAGTGCTCGGTAAGAAGAGGGGGATCCCAGAAAGCGGTTATTGCGGTGGCCATATCATGTTGATGATCGCTACCAGGACCACTGATGTCCTGCAATGCAAATGCAGATGCTCTTAATGAAGTATCTGAGTCTGCCGGTATGACGAGATAAGAGTCAAGACTGAGACTGACCCAATcgtgaaaagagagaggaggagcgtCTGTGATGCATGATATACTAGTAGTATGAGGACTGTCATAACAATAGTTATGAGGAGGATGATGGTCCAGGTGGTGGTGTTCAGGAGAAGGGGCGATCATCATGATTCGCATCGACTCCTCCAGCCCCAACTCTGATGcgcttttcttcatcttctcagCTCCTCCTCCTGCTTTTCCCTCCTCCATATGGTCTTCTAATTCCCTTGGACTTCCTACTCCAATTCCAATCCGAACCGAAGTATC
This genomic stretch from Eucalyptus grandis isolate ANBG69807.140 chromosome 3, ASM1654582v1, whole genome shotgun sequence harbors:
- the LOC104438364 gene encoding basic leucine zipper 9 — its product is MEEGKAGGGAEKMKKSASELGLEESMRIMMIAPSPEHHHLDHHPPHNYCYDSPHTTSISCITDAPPLSFHDWDISGPGSDHQHDMATAITAFWDPPLLTEHSPPDSNSSIFVGSSTSLANKPEYRDIQAREAMSGSSRQHSDEDDAATVADPSEQSRYPTDLKRIKRMVSNRESARKSRKRKQAHLAELEIQADRLRGENSTLFKQLLDAAQHYRHADTNNRVLKSDVEALRAKVKLAEDMVARGPFSCSLNHVLQTLNHQHSIGTRGLSAVANVSPTITVYGDDDSSTGLTVPMPNSCLGVENSNPNNSNFTNGVIHDPVSCVSGIWP